GCGGGCTCTTCAGCCGCGAAGGTGCAGAGTGGTTCTACGTGCAGGGCATGCAGCGCACGGCGGACCAGCCGAAGACAGCCAAGGTGGGCCGCAATGATCCCTGTCCGTGCGGCAGCGGCACCAAACACAAGAAGTGCTGCGGCCGCTGAGGATTTACGGCAATCCCGCAAGCGAGGCTTTTGACCAATCTGCCAGCGCGGAGTTTTCACGCCACGCACCGACAGGCCGGTCAAAGGGCGTCAGCTGCAAGGCGCACGAAAGCGCCGGCCTGGCGCGTATCAAAGTATACACGAGGGGTCGGCGCTTTCACGGCAACGCCGCAGATGGCACCTTTTCTCCGGCCTGCTAGGGCATCTTGATCTTGCCGGGCAGGCTCAGACGATCGGCCATATCGCCCTGGCGCGCGGTGGCTCGCCGGGCCGAGGCGAGGGGATCGCCGTTTGGATCCGTGGCCGCAAGGGCCTCGCGCAACGTGGCGTTGTCGATGGAGCCGATCTCGAGACAGGCGTCGATGACGCGAATGCCGCGTTTCTCGGCCAGCTTCTTGGCCTTGAGGTATTGGGAGAGGGTGATCTTGCGGTTGTGCAGCAGCCATTCCGCCGGATCGGTGTTTCCCTCCAACTCGTTCCGTGCCGCGAGTCGCTCGAAGGTCTCACAGGTCTCGCGCATCTCCTTGACCGAGGCTTCCAGCTTTTCAAGCTGCTTGCGCTGCTTGCGCAGCAGTATCTCCTGAATGGCCTCGCGTCGTTTGAGGTCACGCATGGTGCGACGATACCACCGGGTCATAGATCTGTTGACCGCGATGCTCGCCACCAGCGCCGCCACAAGAAGCACGAGCCAGAGCATGGCGGCTAGAGCCCCACGTCGCGTCTGAGCGCGTCGAGCTTCTGACCGAGGCTTTGTGCCTCCATTCGCTTGAGGCGGATTTGCTCCTTGAGGGCCTCGATACGCCGCTGATTCTTCTCTTCCAGATCCCGCACATCCCCCTGCTTGGCGCTGATGTCGGATTGGAAGCGCGAATACCGCGCGTAGAGGAAGATGAACAGCAGAAACGTCGTAACGACGAAGAGCAGAAAGTAGGTCAGGTTGCCGATCATATCCTTTTTGTGTCCCGTTGACTGAATACGTGGTTCGCGATTCCCTGTAAAGGCGTCGGGCCGGTTGACGCCCGGCTTTCCCACCGCTATCACCACAGACACGTCATGCAACGGAGACCACGATGCCCCACGCGATCCGTTTATCCATTGTCGCCAAAGCCATTTTCGCCGCCGCACTGCTCGTCGCCGCCCCGGGAATGACCGCTGCGAAGGCGGGCGACGCCTGTTTCGGCGTCATCAACAAGACTCGCGACACCGTGCGCGTCTTCAGCAAAACCGGCAGCCTGACCTATCTCGAAATCGCGCCCAGGACTATGGACTCCTTCTGCTGCCCCGCCGATGACAAGCTGTGCTTCGACCGCAGCGACGGCACGACCAAGATAAAATTCGTGCGCATCGATCCCAAGACCCCGGACGAATGGTCAGGCGATACTTGCCGCAAGATATACCTCAAGCCCGGCCAGACCATGGGCGTGGCCTACGACCTCGACGGCCGCCACATCCGTTGTGCACCCGCCGATCCTTCCGATCATCTGCCCGACTTCTCGGCCATTGACCTCGACGGAGACGGATCCGTCTCGCTTGGCGAGGCCTCGTCGGCCCGCATCCCGGCCCGAGCTTTCGCGGCCGTGGACAAGGACGGAGACGGGCGCATCTCGCACGAAGAATGGAAGGGCATTCCGAAAGACATCAACATCCTCAAGGGAATCCCCTTTTAGACCGGGCGCATGCCACATCCGGCACGCGGCCAGCCCTCCGGTCCAGGGGGAAGCCTGGCCGCCGTTGTAACCCCAGAACCACAAGGACAATCCGTGAGCAAGATCAAAGCCACGGCGCTCAAGCCAGAGCCCGAATTCGACCTCATGTACTATCTCGATTTGTGCGGCGACAGCCGCATCGACCAGGGCCTTCTGGACCGCCTCGAACCGTTGTGGGCGCGCTGGAGCGAGAGGCTCAGGGCGTTCAAGCTCGCCGCATCGGGCGACAGCCGCGCGGCCGGGCACCTCATCGTCTATCTCGAACCCGAAGTGGAAGAGGACGTGGAGGAAACCTGGCAAACCTCGCCCGCCGACGGGCTGGCCACGCACAACCTGGCCATCGCCCTGGTGATGCAGGCCACGGCGAGCCTGATCCCCGAAGTTGCGGCCGGCGGCTGCGCGCCGCTGACCAAGCCTACCCGGGACATCCGCAAGGCCTTCGAGCGCCTTGGCCTGGAATGGAACGAAGAAGGCACGGTCAACCGCCAATACGCGGTCTTCACGCCCATGCCTTACTCCGGCGGTTGCCGCATCTGCTTCATGCGCGACACGTGCCCCAAGAGCCAGGTCAGAGCCTCATGAGTGACGAAGCATTACGGCTGCACGCCCACATCCGGGCCGTGGTCCTGGCGCGGTTTTGCCGCGATGAAGCCAGCCGCGCGGAAGCGCTGAGCGACTATCTGGCCGTCTCCTGCCCAGGCGTTGGTGCCGAGTCCGCCAAACAGCTCGCCGCGCTCGTGCCGCCCGTGCTGCCAAAGCTCTACGCCGGGTGGGCGGCCATGTTCGCGGACCGGCTCCTTGAGACCGTGCCTATCGAACAGATCCAGCACCTGTGCGACGGATCGCGCGAGAACGAAACCTCCCTGCTTCTGGCCTTCCTGATGTACTTGGAATCGGAAACCATGGAACGCCGTATGGCCGAAGATCTCGCGGCCTACGGCCTGGAGCGCTCGAGTGAGGACGACGGCGGCTCGCTCGTGGCCGACTACATCCGCGCCCGCGTGGCCAGATTCCGCCAGAACCTGGGCGAGAAGCTCCAGTAGGCCCGGTTCAGAAAGACGCTGCCAGTTCCTTGGCCCGCGACAACGCCTCGGCCTTTGACTTCTCGGTCACCTCCGGCCCCATAAGGGTGCCCTCCACGGCCGTCGTAACCACGTCCGTGATGCCCATGAAGCCGAGGATGAATTCCAGATAGGTCGACTGAAAGTTGATGTCGGCAGCGGGCGTGCCGGGCGTATAAACACCGCCTCGCGCGTAGCTCACGTAGCAGCGCTTGTTTTTCAGGAGTCCCTCGTAGCTCCCGTCAGTTTTGGGCATGAAGGTCAGGGTCGGCTGACAGATGATATCGATGTACTGCTTGAGACGGTAGGGGATCGAGAAGTTCCACATGGGCACCGCCAGCACGTAGCGCTCGAACGAGGCGAAATCCTCGATGATGCGCACGACCTCGTCCCAGGCTTTCCGCTCCTCGGGCGAGTAATCGAGCCCGTGCATGACGTTGTATTTGCCCTGCAAGGTCGGTCCGTCAAAAGGCGGCAGATCCTCTGCGAACAGATCGCGCGTGACGATCTCCACATCTGGCCGAGCGGCCGCAAAGGCGGCCACGAACGCGTCCGCCACGGTCACGGAATGGGACCGGGAGCGTGGCGAGGTCTTGAGATACAGAAGTCGGCTCATGATTGTCCTCCATGCGGAAATCTGCTGATTCCCGCACACCCTAGCCCATAACCGGCCTCTTGGACAACACCATTGAGACGTGACCGGCTACTGGAGTGCGTCGATGTGTAAAAACGCGCCGCACGAGGGGCAGACGTGCACCGTGCGGCCGGCCCTGAGGCTGACGCTCCAGAAGACCGGTCGGCAGACCGTGCCGCTGATCCTGTACTGTACCCAGATGTCCCTGCCGCATTCGCACATCCTGCGCTGCATCGTCTCAACCTCCTGCTTCGTCGCAAACGACATTTGTTCACAAAAATTAACACCAGGGCCCGAAAAAACAGGCCGTACGGCCCTGTTGCCATGCATAACGCACCTCGCGTTTCGCGCGATCTCCCCGGATCGCGGTTATCCGATTCCAACCACTAGCCCACTGCCAGAAGCAACCTCCGTCAACCCTCGCACGGCCTTGTCCGACTCGCCACAGCCACGCGGATAGCAACGTACCGGCTGCGCGCCCAAGCACCGCCCGCTGACAGCCACCGCCAGCGACAACGCGCAGATCGGTTCCGCACAGACAAGGTTCAGCGGTATTCGCGGCCTATCCAGACCACCTTGCCGATGACCCGCGCCTGCGAAATCTCTTCACCCTGCAGGACGATCGGCGAATAATCCCGATTGTCGCTGAGCAGCACCAGCGCACCGGGCCGCTTCTCCACCCGCTTGACCATGACCGTGTCCTCCAGGCCGACCGCATAGATGCCGCCCGCTATCACGTTTTGCTGCGACTGGTCGATGAGCGCGGTGTCGCCCTCGCGGATTTCCGGCTCCATGGAGTTGCCGAAGATGTCCATGAGCACCATGCTGTCGGCCCGGCCTTTGCGCGACAACCACTGCCGCCTGAAGGCGTAGTACTCCTCGACCTCCGCGCCGCTCTCGAACGACCCGCCGCCCGCGCACAGCCGCGCGCGCACTTTGGGCACGGCACTGAATTCGTCCTCGGAAAATGCCCGGGAGACCTCCGCCTCCTGGCAAGCGGTCCGGTTTCGGAATGACGCCTCGCCCGTCTCGAGCCATTGCGCGTCGTAGCCGTAGTGCCGGGCGAGCCGATCGGGCCAGGCCGCGGGAACGACTCCGCGCCGCTTGGCCTGGGTCACTGCCGAGCGGTTCACGCCCAGAAGCCGGGCAAGTTCCTGCTGCGACTCTATGCCCGCGGCCTTGCACACCCTGGCGAAGAATCTCTCGAATGCCGTCGCGCTCACCGCTTCCTCCTGCCTGCGCCTTGTGGCCCCTTATGGACAGGTGACACGTATCACGTGCCACGCATTTTCGATACCCGCGATGTTAACCAATGTCAACGAGATTAACAACAAAAAATAATTTTCCCTCGCATCCCGCGCGCCTAGGGTGCCTTCAGGTGGCCCATGAATACCGAGAACCCGTCGCATGTTTCCGGCCGCGAGCGCCGCATCGAGAAACTGAACGCGCTCTTGCTCGTGACCTCTTTCCTGCTCGCAACGCACAGAAGCGAGCACGCCTTCATCCTGCGCTCGCTGTGCGTCATCGCCGCGCTTCTCCTGTTCGCCATTCTCGTCGGCTACGACTATGACCTTCTCGGCCGCGTGGCCCTCCTCGGCGCGCTCGCCACGGCCTCCTGGCTTTGTCTGCGCGCCGTTCGCACCCGCCGGGCCATCGAATCCGCACGCGAGGAGTTGCACCGCCACGCACAAGCCATGCGAGAACTGGGTGTCCCCCTGCCCCCACTGGACGACCTTCGCGAGGCTCGCGGCCACATGGATTGACCCCTTCGCGGTGAGCTTGTTGACAAGCTTCATTTCCCAGGCTGCTCAAAAAACGTCAGACGCAAGGCGCAAAACAACACCGGGACCGACGCGGCCAGGTCGGCGCTTTCGCGGCAACGTAGCAGATGGGGCCTATTCAGTAGCCTGGCGCCCGGCGGCGATTTTTTTGCTGCCAAAGAACGCCGTTTCGCCTACATTCGCGCCTCGCGACGAAAGGAGCACGCCATGACAACTCGAAACGACGAATTCCCCGTGCCCGACGCCTGGTTTCACCTTCACGTCTCCTACGGCGAAACCGACAGCGCCGGAGTGGTCTACTACGGCGAATACATGCACTGGTTCGAACGCGCCCGCAGCCAACTCATCCGAGATCGCGGCATGAGTTACGCCGAGATCGAGAAACGTGGCATCCTTCTGCCCGTGCTCAAGGCCGAGGCCCGCTATCTCCGCCCCGCACGCTACGACGAGCAGGTCGCGGTGCGCTGCGCCGTGTCCGAGTGGGGTCGCGCCTCCGTCACCTTCGTATATCAAGTCTGGGGGCCGCCCGACCTGCAGACGCTGCTGACCACCGGCACGACCGTGCATGCGTCCATCGGCCCGGACTGGAAAAGCGTGCGCATCCCCGACTGGCTGAAAGCCCTCTTCATCGATTGACGGACGAAAAACCTTCCCCATGCGCATCGACATCCACACGCACGCCTTCCATCCCAAGATCGCGGTCAAGGCCCTGGCCCACCTCAAGGCCCACTACGGTATCGAGCCCGTGGGCACGGGCGTGGTGGACGACCTGTTGCCCCGCGCCCAGGCGGCCGGAATCGACAAGGTCGTGGCCTTGGTGGCCGCCACGGATCCCGCCCAGGTGATTCCGGCCAACACCTGGGCCATCGAATTGCAGCGCAGCGATCCACGCATCGTGGCTTTCGGGACCCTGCATCCAGGATTCGTGGATCTGGATGGCGAACTTGCCCGCCTGGAGCGAAACGGTATCCGGGGACTCAAATTCCACGCCGATTTCCAGGGCTTCTTCCTTGACGACCCCGCCTTCCTGCGTGTGCTCGAAGCCGCTGCCGGGCGCTTCGCGGTCATGTTCCACGTGGGCGATCGCCTGCCGCCGGACAAGAACCCCTCCTGTCCCATCAAGCTTGGAGCGCTCATCGACCGCTTTCCCGAGACACCGATCATCGCCGCGCACCTGGGCGGCTACCTGCACTGGCGCTGGGCCCTCGAAGAACTTGCCGGACGCGACGTCTACCTCGACACCTCGTCCAGCCTCGATTTCATCCCCGACGATCTGTTGCAAGCCATCTTCGCACGTCACCCGCGCGAACGCATCCTCTTCGGCTCGGACTATCCGCTCTTCGATCCTTGCGACGAGGTGGAAAAACTCATGCGGCGCGTGGGTCTGAGCCGTGGCGAGGTGCAGATGCTCATGGAGAACGGCGCGCGCCTGCTCGGACTCGCCTGAGCCCCAAGCCGCGCCGCCTCCCATGCTCTTTGGCGGCACAGGGCTCACCAGCGGCAGTGCAGACAGCCCTTGACCATTTCCTCGTCCACGTTCGAGGGCAGGACGCACCACGCCGCCTTGTTCTCACCGACCCATATCTGACCGCTCTTGTAGGCGGAGAGAAAGGCGTCCACGACCAGTGGATCGAAGTGCGTGCCCCTGCCTTTGCGGATTTCCTGCAAAGCGGCCTCCACCGGCATGGCGTCGCGGTAGGGGCGCTTGGTCGTCAGGGCCTCGAAGACGTCGGCCACGGCGATGATGCGCCCGAAAATGTGTATATCCTCACCCTTGGCGCGATCCGGATAGCCCTTGCCGTCCCATCGCTCGTGATGATGACGGATTCCCTTGGCGATGCCTTCCAAGGATTCGGCGATGGAATTCACCAGGTCGCAGCCTTCCTTGCTGTGCTTGCGAATGGCGTTGAACTCGGCGTCGGTGAGCTTGCCCGGCTTGTTCAGGATGCTGTCCGGCACGCCGATCTTGCCCACGTCATGCAGCAACCCGGCCCAGTACAGTCGCTGGCTCTCCCTTTCGGGCAGGCCGAGTTGGCGACCGATCGAGTAGGCGTTGTGGGCCACACGCTGGCAGTGATTCCCAGTATAGGTGTCTTTGGAGGATATCGCCGTGGAGAAGCCGCCGAAAACGTTGCTCAGCAAGGAGCAGGCCTCGCCGAGCATCTGTTTCACCCTGCGGATGTAAGCGTCCTTGACTCCCATGAGCAGGCCGTTGAGTCCACCCACCAGGACGAAGATGACCGCCCGCAAAAGCCAGTTGGCCGTTTCCTGCACCTCTCCCGTGGCCGTATCGATGGGAATGCCCGCCGCGGCAATTCCGGCCAGCACTGCCAGGGTTACGCCGCCGACAATGCCCCACAGGAACCCACCCAGAATGATGGGCACATAGAGGAGATGGGAGTAGGCGTACTTGATGCCGCCTGTGCCCACCACGATCTCGCGCACTAGAAGAATCAGGCAGACGATAGCCGTCGCCTTCGCCACATTGCCTATATTCTCCCGCGCAAACGCGAATGCCCCTCGTCCCATACCGCCTCCGTTTTCCATGCGTACGCATAGAAGCCATGCGAATTCGCATAGCACAAAACGGAAAATATTTGCCACATTTTTCGGCGATGCCGAAGGGAATTCCCTGCCCCGCGTCAACCGCCGCGCGTGAACCGGGCATCGGCGCGGGCGTGGCGCGCGCCCTGACCCGAGGTTTCCAGCCAACCCGCACGCACTTCGCCCTCGGGCGTGTCGAAGGCCGGAACGTAGGGTTTCACGTCGAGCACAGGCGTGCCGTCGAGAAGGTCCACATCAAGAAGATGGATGACGTTGCTTTCGATCTTGTCCAGACGCAGCACAGACAAACCGATGGAGTTGGGGCGGCGCGGTGCGCGCGTGGCGAAGACGCCGTGTGGATCGCCATCCAGAAATGGCGTCACGGACAGTTCGAAACCCCGGCTGTGGTGGAAGTGATAAAGCACGAAGAGGTGCGAAAAGCCTTCGAGGTCGTCGAGACCCGGGGCAAGCTCGGGCAGAAGCTCGATGCGACCCGCGACGCCCCGTGCGCCTGCTGGCTGGATGGGCGCTCCCTCTGCCCGGACATGGGGCGAGCGGACAAGACCGATGGCGCGATAAACGAATTCCATGGGGCGCTCCTTTTCGGTGATTCGAAGGAATGCGCGGGCGCGAATGGGGGGGAAGACGGCCGCACGGACACTGTGCCGCATGACGCGTCGTCCCGCAACCCGCCTGGAAAGGCGAGAGAGGTTACCTGGAGCGCGGCCGAATTCAGGTCAGCAGGCGCAGGACATCGACCCCGAACAGCCTCGGGTCCAGGTTTTCGTGAATCTCCAGGCGGTTGCGACCGTCCGGGCCGCTCGCGTCGGCGAGATCCACGAATTCGGCGCGGCAGGGCCGCAGCCGGGGATCGAAGACGAGCTTGACCGAGGGCCTGAGCGGCTGGTCCGAATTGGCCTCGCAGACCACGGCGTAATGCCCGTTGTTCAGGCGCACAAAACTGCCGACCGGGA
The sequence above is a segment of the Alkalidesulfovibrio alkalitolerans DSM 16529 genome. Coding sequences within it:
- a CDS encoding EF-hand domain-containing protein, whose translation is MPHAIRLSIVAKAIFAAALLVAAPGMTAAKAGDACFGVINKTRDTVRVFSKTGSLTYLEIAPRTMDSFCCPADDKLCFDRSDGTTKIKFVRIDPKTPDEWSGDTCRKIYLKPGQTMGVAYDLDGRHIRCAPADPSDHLPDFSAIDLDGDGSVSLGEASSARIPARAFAAVDKDGDGRISHEEWKGIPKDINILKGIPF
- a CDS encoding FMN-dependent NADH-azoreductase, which gives rise to MSRLLYLKTSPRSRSHSVTVADAFVAAFAAARPDVEIVTRDLFAEDLPPFDGPTLQGKYNVMHGLDYSPEERKAWDEVVRIIEDFASFERYVLAVPMWNFSIPYRLKQYIDIICQPTLTFMPKTDGSYEGLLKNKRCYVSYARGGVYTPGTPAADINFQSTYLEFILGFMGITDVVTTAVEGTLMGPEVTEKSKAEALSRAKELAASF
- a CDS encoding LexA family transcriptional regulator, yielding MSATAFERFFARVCKAAGIESQQELARLLGVNRSAVTQAKRRGVVPAAWPDRLARHYGYDAQWLETGEASFRNRTACQEAEVSRAFSEDEFSAVPKVRARLCAGGGSFESGAEVEEYYAFRRQWLSRKGRADSMVLMDIFGNSMEPEIREGDTALIDQSQQNVIAGGIYAVGLEDTVMVKRVEKRPGALVLLSDNRDYSPIVLQGEEISQARVIGKVVWIGREYR
- a CDS encoding acyl-CoA thioesterase is translated as MTTRNDEFPVPDAWFHLHVSYGETDSAGVVYYGEYMHWFERARSQLIRDRGMSYAEIEKRGILLPVLKAEARYLRPARYDEQVAVRCAVSEWGRASVTFVYQVWGPPDLQTLLTTGTTVHASIGPDWKSVRIPDWLKALFID
- a CDS encoding amidohydrolase family protein: MRIDIHTHAFHPKIAVKALAHLKAHYGIEPVGTGVVDDLLPRAQAAGIDKVVALVAATDPAQVIPANTWAIELQRSDPRIVAFGTLHPGFVDLDGELARLERNGIRGLKFHADFQGFFLDDPAFLRVLEAAAGRFAVMFHVGDRLPPDKNPSCPIKLGALIDRFPETPIIAAHLGGYLHWRWALEELAGRDVYLDTSSSLDFIPDDLLQAIFARHPRERILFGSDYPLFDPCDEVEKLMRRVGLSRGEVQMLMENGARLLGLA
- a CDS encoding HD-GYP domain-containing protein, which gives rise to MAKATAIVCLILLVREIVVGTGGIKYAYSHLLYVPIILGGFLWGIVGGVTLAVLAGIAAAGIPIDTATGEVQETANWLLRAVIFVLVGGLNGLLMGVKDAYIRRVKQMLGEACSLLSNVFGGFSTAISSKDTYTGNHCQRVAHNAYSIGRQLGLPERESQRLYWAGLLHDVGKIGVPDSILNKPGKLTDAEFNAIRKHSKEGCDLVNSIAESLEGIAKGIRHHHERWDGKGYPDRAKGEDIHIFGRIIAVADVFEALTTKRPYRDAMPVEAALQEIRKGRGTHFDPLVVDAFLSAYKSGQIWVGENKAAWCVLPSNVDEEMVKGCLHCRW
- the tsaA gene encoding tRNA (N6-threonylcarbamoyladenosine(37)-N6)-methyltransferase TrmO — its product is MEFVYRAIGLVRSPHVRAEGAPIQPAGARGVAGRIELLPELAPGLDDLEGFSHLFVLYHFHHSRGFELSVTPFLDGDPHGVFATRAPRRPNSIGLSVLRLDKIESNVIHLLDVDLLDGTPVLDVKPYVPAFDTPEGEVRAGWLETSGQGARHARADARFTRGG